One Trichomycterus rosablanca isolate fTriRos1 chromosome 12, fTriRos1.hap1, whole genome shotgun sequence DNA window includes the following coding sequences:
- the dnajb2 gene encoding dnaJ homolog subfamily B member 2 isoform X2 has protein sequence MVDYYDVLGVPRGASQDEIKKAYRKLALQWHPDKNPDNKEEAERKFKEIAEAYEVLSDRSKREAYDTYGKSRIPNSGSGGGSFSDDFPGFTFTFRSPEEVFREFFGGQDPFADFFDDFPFGGLHSGMHNHHEFGHHGFSRLGPSRFFSFPSANVDFTSFSSSSMGGSGGGNFKSVSTSTRLVNGKRTTTKKIKENGQERTEIEEDGVLKTVLINGVEDEMALALELSRREQSSQTQQLPFSSVHSDLTNHRTPTNPQRSFSSAPFLHCPESSEDEVDEDLQMALAYSLSELETCPATSAQDEISESDFQAFTG, from the exons ATGGTGGATTATTATGATGTTCTGGGAGTGCCACGCGGTGCCTCTCaagatgaaataaaaaaagc TTACAGGAAACTGGCCTTGCAGTGGCACCCAGACAAGAATCCAGACAACAAGGAGGAGGCCGAGAGAAAATTTAAGGAGATCGCAGAAGCCTATGAAGTTTTATCAGACA GAAGCAAACGAGAAGCTTATGACACTTATGGAAAAAGTAGAATTCCTAACTCTG GCTCAGGCGGTGGTTCCTTTTCCGACGACTTTCCAGGATTCACCTTCACATTCCGCAGCCCAGAGGAGGTGTTTCGGGAATTCTTCGGAGGCCAGGATCCATTTGCTGACTTTTTTG ATGATTTCCCATTCGGAGGTTTGCACAGCGGGATGCACAACCACCATGAGTTTGGTCACCATGGCTTCTCAAGACTCGGGCCCAGCAGGTTCTTCTCCTTCCCCTCAGCAAATG TTGACTTCACCTCTTTCTCCTCTTCCTCAATGGGAGGCAGCGGAGGAGGAAATTTTAAGTCCGTCTCCACTTCCACACGGCTCGTCAATGGAAAACGCACCACAACGAAAAA GATCAAAGAAAACGGGCAGGAGAGAACCGAGATCGAGGAGGACGGGGTCCTGAAGACTGTCCTCATTAATG GTGTAGAAGATGAGATGGCTCTGGCTCTGGAGCTCAGCCGCAGAGAGCAGTCCAGCCAGACACAACAGCTCCCGTTCAGTTCTGTCCACTCCGATCTCACCAACCACCGCACCCCAACCAACCCCCAGCGCTCCTTCAGCTCTGCCCCGTTCCTTCACTGCCCGGAAAGCAGTGAAGACGAGGTGGACGAAGACCTGCAGATGGCACTAGCCTACAGCCTGTCCGAGTTAGAGACCTGTCCGGCTACCTCCGCCCAGGATGAAATCTCAG AGTCTGATTTCCAGGCCTTCACAGGCTGA
- the dnajb2 gene encoding dnaJ homolog subfamily B member 2 isoform X1 gives MVDYYDVLGVPRGASQDEIKKAYRKLALQWHPDKNPDNKEEAERKFKEIAEAYEVLSDRSKREAYDTYGKSRIPNSGSGGGSFSDDFPGFTFTFRSPEEVFREFFGGQDPFADFFDDFPFGGLHSGMHNHHEFGHHGFSRLGPSRFFSFPSANVDFTSFSSSSMGGSGGGNFKSVSTSTRLVNGKRTTTKKIKENGQERTEIEEDGVLKTVLINGVEDEMALALELSRREQSSQTQQLPFSSVHSDLTNHRTPTNPQRSFSSAPFLHCPESSEDEVDEDLQMALAYSLSELETCPATSAQDEISGAREGRGKKQKGKESSHEPESGRNRTEELAHITHTSQDQRETGKSEQSREGGKPVANGSAVLKNKRKCRCVVC, from the exons ATGGTGGATTATTATGATGTTCTGGGAGTGCCACGCGGTGCCTCTCaagatgaaataaaaaaagc TTACAGGAAACTGGCCTTGCAGTGGCACCCAGACAAGAATCCAGACAACAAGGAGGAGGCCGAGAGAAAATTTAAGGAGATCGCAGAAGCCTATGAAGTTTTATCAGACA GAAGCAAACGAGAAGCTTATGACACTTATGGAAAAAGTAGAATTCCTAACTCTG GCTCAGGCGGTGGTTCCTTTTCCGACGACTTTCCAGGATTCACCTTCACATTCCGCAGCCCAGAGGAGGTGTTTCGGGAATTCTTCGGAGGCCAGGATCCATTTGCTGACTTTTTTG ATGATTTCCCATTCGGAGGTTTGCACAGCGGGATGCACAACCACCATGAGTTTGGTCACCATGGCTTCTCAAGACTCGGGCCCAGCAGGTTCTTCTCCTTCCCCTCAGCAAATG TTGACTTCACCTCTTTCTCCTCTTCCTCAATGGGAGGCAGCGGAGGAGGAAATTTTAAGTCCGTCTCCACTTCCACACGGCTCGTCAATGGAAAACGCACCACAACGAAAAA GATCAAAGAAAACGGGCAGGAGAGAACCGAGATCGAGGAGGACGGGGTCCTGAAGACTGTCCTCATTAATG GTGTAGAAGATGAGATGGCTCTGGCTCTGGAGCTCAGCCGCAGAGAGCAGTCCAGCCAGACACAACAGCTCCCGTTCAGTTCTGTCCACTCCGATCTCACCAACCACCGCACCCCAACCAACCCCCAGCGCTCCTTCAGCTCTGCCCCGTTCCTTCACTGCCCGGAAAGCAGTGAAGACGAGGTGGACGAAGACCTGCAGATGGCACTAGCCTACAGCCTGTCCGAGTTAGAGACCTGTCCGGCTACCTCCGCCCAGGATGAAATCTCAGGTGCCAGGGAAGGGCGGGGCAAAAAGCAGAAAGGGAAAGAATCCAGTCATGAGCCAGAATCAGGGAGGAACAGAACAGAGGAATTAGCACACATCACTCATACATCACAAGATCAGAGAGAAACAGGGAAATCTGAACAGAGTAGGGAGGGAGGAAAACCTGTTGCTAATGGCAGCGCTGTGctgaaaaacaaaagaaagtgTCGGTGTGTGGTGTGTTAA
- the LOC134323883 gene encoding tubulin alpha chain, translating into MRECISMHVGQAGCQMGNACWELYCLEHGIQPDGQMPSDKTFGGGDDSFNTFFSETGAGKHVPRAIFVDLEPTVIDEVRTGTYRQLFHPEQLITGKEDAANNYARGHYTIGKEIIDLVLDRTRKLADQCTGLQGFLIFHSFGGGTGSGFTSLLMERLSVDYGKKSKLEFAIYPAPQVSTAVVEPYNSILTTHTTLEHSDCAFMVDNEAIYDICRKNLDIERPSYTNLNRLIGQIVSSITASLRFDGALNVDLTEFQTNLVPYPRIHFPLATYAPVISAEKAYHEQLSVADITNACFEPSNQMVKCDPRHGKYMACCLLYRGDVVPKDVNSAIAAIKTKRTIQFVDWCPTGFKVGINYQPPTVVPGGDLAKVQRAVCMLSNTTAIAEAWARLDHKFDLMYAKRAFVHWYVGEGMEEGEFSEAREDMAALEKDYEEVGTDSVGDEEEEGEEY; encoded by the exons CGTGAGTGTATCTCTATGCATGTCGGCCAAGCTGGCTGCCAGATGGGTAATGCATGTTGGGAGCTTTACTGTCTGGAACACGGGATCCAACCGGACGGACAGATGCCCAGTGACAAGACCTTTGGAGGAGGAGACGATTCCTTTAACACGTTCTTCAGCGAGACAGGGGCAGGCAAACACGTCCCGCGTGCCATCTTCGTGGACCTGGAACCCACTGTGATTG ATGAGGTGCGTACAGGCACATATCGCCAGCTCTTCCATCCCGAGCAACTCATCACTGGCAAAGAGGATGCTGCCAATAACTATGCTCGTGGACACTATACTATTGGAAAGGAGATCATCGACCTCGTGTTGGACAGGACCCGTAAACTG GCTGACCAGTGCACTGGCCTTCAGGGATTCCTCATTTTTCACAGCTTTGGTGGAGGTACTGGTTCAGGCTTTACCTCGCTGTTGATGGAGCGCCTCTCTGTTGACTACGGGAAGAAATCAAAGCTTGAATTTGCCATCTACCCAGCACCTCAGGTTTCCACAGCAGTTGTAGAGCCCTACAACTCCATCCTGACCACCCACACCACCCTGGAGCACTCCGACTGCGCCTTCATGGTGGACAACGAAGCCATCTATGATATCTGCCGTAAAAATCTGGACATTGAGCGTCCCTCTTACACCAACCTTAACAGGCTCATTGGCCAAATTGTCTCCTCCATTACTGCCTCTCTCAGATTTGATGGAGCTCTGAATGTGGATCtgaccgagtttcaaaccaatcTGGTCCCCTACCCTCGCATCCACTTCCCTCTGGCCACCTATGCTCCTGTGATCTCTGCTGAGAAGGCCTACCATGAACAACTGTCTGTGGCTGACATCACCAATGCCTGCTTTGAGCCATCTAATCAGATGGTGAAGTGTGACCCACGTCATGGTAAATACATGGCCTGCTGCCTGCTTTATCGTGGAGATGTGGTGCCCAAAGACGTCAACTCTGCAATCGCCGCAATAAAGACCAAGAGAACCATCCAGtttgtggactggtgtcctACTGGTTTCAAGGTGGGTATCAACTACCAGCCACCTACCGTGGTTCCAGGAGGGGATCTGGCCAAAGTTCAGAGAGCTGTGTGCATGCTGAGTAATACCACAGCCATCGCTGAGGCCTGGGCCCGCCTAGACCACAAGTTTGACCTGATGTATGCCAAGAGAGCTTTTGTGCACTGGTATGTGGGCGAGGGCATGGAGGAGGGAGAATTCTCAGAGGCCAGAGAGGACATGGCAGCTCTGGAGAAAGATTATGAAGAAGTGGGCACTGACAGCGTTGGAGATGAGgaagaagaaggagaagaatACTAA